The following proteins are co-located in the Gossypium hirsutum isolate 1008001.06 chromosome A02, Gossypium_hirsutum_v2.1, whole genome shotgun sequence genome:
- the LOC107951875 gene encoding caffeoylshikimate esterase — protein sequence MAGEAAAAANFWGDMPEEDYYRSQGVRNTKSYFDTPNGKLFTQSFLPLDKKVKASVYMTHGYGSDTGWLFQKICINFSNWGYAVFAADLLGHGRSEGLRCYLGDMEKVAATSLSFFKHVRNSDEYKNLPAFLFGESMGGAATMLMYFQSDPETWTGLIFSAPLFVMPENMKPSKVRLFVYGLLFGLADTWATMPDNKMVGKAIKDPEKLKIIASNPRRYTGPPRVGTMRELARVCQYIQDNFSKVRAPFLTVHGTSDGVTCPTSSKLLYEKASSVDKTLKLYDGMYHSLVQGEPDENADLVLKDMREWIDERVERYGSK from the exons ATGGCAGGCGAAGCAGCTGCGGCGGCGAATTTCTGGGGTGATATGCCGGAGGAAGACTATTACAGGTCGCAGGGTGTACGCAACACCAAGTCTTACTTCGACACTCCCAACGGAAAGCTCTTCACCCAGAGCTTCTTACCCTTGGATAAAAAAGTGAAGGCCTCCGTCTACATGACCCACGGCTATGGATCCGACACTGGTTGGCTCTTCCAGAAGATCTGCATCAACTTTTCCAATTGGGGTTATGCTGTTTTCGCCGCTGATCTTCTCGGCCATGGCAGATCCGAGGGTCTCCGCTGCTACTTAG GTGACATGGAGAAAGTTGCTGCAACATCCTTATCATTCTTCAAGCACGTCCGGAACAGCGATGAATACAAAAACTTACCCGCATTCCTGTTTGGTGAATCCATGGGAGGAGCAGCAACAATGCTCATGTACTTTCAATCCGACCCTGAAACTTGGACCGGTCTAATTTTCTCGGCGCCGCTCTTTGTGATGCCTGAGAACATGAAGCCGAGTAAGGTGCGGTTGTTCGTGTACGGTCTGCTCTTCGGATTAGCTGATACATGGGCAACTATGCCGGATAACAAGATGGTTGGGAAAGCAATCAAAGACCCAGAAAAGCTTAAGATCATAGCATCAAATCCAAGAAGATACACTGGACCACCAAGGGTTGGAACCATGAGGGAGCTGGCTAGGGTTTGTCAGTACATTCAAGACAATTTCTCAAAGGTAAGGGCACCATTTTTGACAGTTCATGGGACAAGTGATGGTGTCACTTGCCCAACATCATCTAAATTGTTGTATGAGAAGGCATCAAGTGTGGACAAAACCTTGAAACTGTATGATGGGATGTATCATTCCTTGGTTCAAGGGGAGCCTGATGAGAATGCTGATCTTGTTTTGAAGGATATGAGAGAGTGGATTGATGAAAGGGTTGAGAGGTATGGGTCTAAATAA